A single window of Flavobacteriales bacterium DNA harbors:
- the rplL gene encoding 50S ribosomal protein L7/L12: MADLKVFADQLVNLTVKEVNELAQILKDEYGIEPAAAAVAVAGGVVGGAADAAEAKSTFDVILKSGGASKLAVVKLVKDLTGLGLKEAKDLVDGAPKPVKEGVSKDEAESLKKQLEEAGAEVELK; the protein is encoded by the coding sequence ATGGCAGATCTTAAGGTTTTTGCAGATCAGTTGGTAAACCTGACTGTAAAAGAGGTAAACGAACTTGCTCAGATCCTGAAGGACGAGTATGGTATTGAGCCCGCAGCAGCTGCTGTGGCCGTTGCCGGTGGAGTTGTAGGTGGTGCCGCTGACGCAGCCGAAGCTAAATCTACCTTCGACGTGATCCTAAAATCTGGTGGTGCCTCAAAACTGGCCGTTGTGAAGCTGGTGAAGGACCTGACCGGTCTGGGTCTGAAAGAGGCCAAAGACCTCGTTGATGGCGCCCCGAAACCCGTTAAGGAAGGTGTAAGCAAAGACGAAGCAGAGTCTTTGAAAAAACAGCTTGAAGAAGCAGGAGCCGAAGTTGAGCTCAAGTAA
- the rpoB gene encoding DNA-directed RNA polymerase subunit beta, with translation MAASVSKKKVINFSSTKNTLEYPDFLEIQLKSFQEFFQLETTPENRRSEGLYKVFSENFPISDARNNFVLEFLDYFIDPPRYTIEECIERGLTYSVPLKAKLKLYCTDPEHEDFETIVQDVYLGMIPYMTLKGSFVVNGAERVVVSQLHRSPGVFFGQSRHANGTKLYSARVIPFKGSWIEFATDVNSVMYAYIDRKKKLPVTTLLRAIGYESDKDILEIFNLADEVKVSKASLKNCVGRKLAARVLRTWLEDFVDEDTGEVVSIERNEIILDRETILEKDHLDLILDSGAKTIILHKEDVNSADYAIIYNTLQKDTSNSEKEAVEHIYRQLRNAEPPDEETARGIIEKLFFSETRYDLGEVGRYRLNKKLGLEIDQDLRVLSKQDIISIIKYLIELINSKADVDDIDHLSNRRVRTVGEQLHTQFGVGLARMARTIRERMNVRDNEVFTPTDLINAKTLSSVINSFFGTNQLSQFMDQTNPLAEVTHKRRLSALGPGGLSRERAGFEVRDVHYTHYGRLCTIETPEGPNIGLISSLCVYAKINKLGFIETPYRNVDKGKVKLEKDVIYLSAEEEDQKVIAQANAILKDDGTFTNNRVKARFEGDFPVVEPDKIDLMDVAPNQIASIAASLIPFLEHDDANRALMGSNMQRQAVPLMKPQAPIVGTGLEPLVARDSRVLINSEGDGVIEYVDAQKITIRYIRNEEEMLVSFDDDVKTYTLTKFQKTNQSTCMNLRPIVSVGEKVKRGQVLCEGYATEDGELALGRNLMVAFMPWKGYNFEDAIVISERVVREDIFTSIHIDEYVLEVRDTKRGLEELTADIPNVSEEATKDLDENGLIRVGAEVREGDILIGKITPKGETDPSPEEKLLRAIFGDKAGDVKDASLKAPPSVEGVVIDKKLFSRALKDRKARNADKALIEKLDAEYNKEALELKTKLVDKLIVLVSGKVSNGVQTIFKENVIPKGTKFSQKVLMKVDYGQVDPNNWTQDKHKNDLIKSLLHNFSIKANDLMGIYKRKKFQVTVGDELPTGIVQLAKVYIAKKRKLKVGDKMAGRHGNKGIVAKIVRDEDMPFLEDGTPVDIVLNPLGVPSRMNLGQIYETVLGWAGLKTGQRFYTPIFDGAHIDEIQAHTKEAGIPAFGKTYLYDGGTGERFQQPTTVGVIYMLKLGHMVDDKMHARSIGPYSLITQQPLGGKAQFGGQRFGEMEVWALEAFGASNILQEILTVKSDDVVGRAKAYEAIVKGDAMPRPGIPESFNVLLHELRGLGLDVALEP, from the coding sequence GTGGCAGCCTCTGTGTCTAAGAAGAAAGTCATCAATTTCTCTTCTACCAAAAATACCCTCGAATATCCCGATTTTCTAGAAATACAATTGAAATCATTTCAGGAGTTCTTCCAACTGGAAACAACCCCTGAAAATCGGCGTTCCGAAGGGTTGTACAAGGTGTTCTCCGAGAACTTCCCCATCTCCGATGCGAGGAACAACTTCGTGTTGGAATTCCTTGATTATTTTATCGATCCGCCGCGATACACCATTGAAGAATGTATCGAGCGCGGTCTGACCTACAGCGTGCCCCTCAAGGCCAAACTGAAGCTGTATTGTACCGATCCCGAACACGAGGATTTCGAAACCATCGTGCAGGACGTGTACCTGGGTATGATCCCCTACATGACACTCAAAGGATCCTTCGTGGTCAACGGTGCCGAAAGGGTGGTCGTTTCCCAGCTCCACCGTTCACCCGGCGTGTTTTTCGGCCAAAGCCGCCACGCCAACGGTACCAAACTGTACTCGGCCCGTGTGATCCCGTTCAAGGGCTCCTGGATCGAGTTCGCTACCGACGTGAACTCGGTGATGTATGCCTACATCGACCGTAAAAAGAAATTGCCCGTAACCACCCTGCTGCGTGCCATCGGTTACGAAAGTGATAAAGACATCCTTGAGATCTTCAACCTCGCCGATGAGGTGAAGGTGAGCAAAGCCTCCCTCAAGAATTGCGTTGGACGTAAGCTGGCTGCCCGCGTACTCCGCACGTGGTTGGAGGATTTCGTGGATGAAGATACCGGTGAAGTGGTGTCCATCGAACGGAATGAGATCATCCTCGACCGTGAAACCATCCTGGAAAAAGATCACCTCGATCTGATCCTGGATTCCGGCGCAAAAACCATCATCCTCCACAAGGAAGATGTGAACTCCGCCGACTACGCCATCATCTACAACACACTCCAGAAAGATACTTCCAACTCTGAGAAAGAAGCTGTTGAGCATATCTACCGCCAACTGCGTAACGCCGAGCCACCGGATGAAGAGACCGCGCGCGGTATCATCGAAAAGCTGTTCTTCTCAGAAACCCGTTACGACCTCGGAGAAGTAGGTCGCTACAGGTTGAACAAGAAACTCGGACTGGAAATCGATCAGGACCTTCGTGTGCTGAGCAAGCAAGACATCATTTCCATCATCAAGTACCTCATCGAGCTGATCAACAGCAAAGCCGATGTGGATGATATCGATCACCTCAGCAACCGCCGCGTTAGAACCGTAGGCGAGCAGCTGCACACCCAGTTCGGTGTGGGATTGGCCCGTATGGCCCGTACCATCCGCGAACGCATGAACGTGCGTGACAACGAGGTGTTCACTCCAACCGACCTGATCAATGCGAAGACCCTTTCTTCCGTGATTAATTCGTTCTTTGGTACCAACCAGCTGTCTCAGTTCATGGACCAGACCAACCCCCTGGCCGAAGTCACCCACAAACGTCGTTTGTCGGCACTCGGTCCCGGTGGTCTCTCCCGTGAACGCGCCGGCTTTGAGGTTCGTGACGTACACTACACCCACTACGGTCGCTTGTGTACCATCGAAACCCCTGAAGGTCCGAACATCGGTTTGATCTCCTCCCTGTGCGTATACGCCAAGATCAACAAACTGGGCTTCATCGAAACACCTTACCGCAACGTGGATAAGGGCAAAGTGAAACTCGAAAAGGATGTGATTTACCTGAGCGCCGAGGAAGAAGACCAGAAGGTGATTGCCCAGGCCAACGCCATCCTGAAAGACGACGGCACATTCACCAACAACCGCGTGAAAGCGCGCTTCGAAGGTGACTTCCCCGTGGTTGAACCCGATAAGATTGACCTCATGGACGTGGCCCCGAACCAGATCGCGTCCATCGCCGCATCCCTGATTCCCTTCCTCGAGCACGACGATGCCAACCGCGCGCTCATGGGATCGAACATGCAACGTCAGGCCGTTCCCCTTATGAAGCCACAGGCCCCCATTGTGGGTACCGGCCTCGAACCGCTGGTGGCACGCGACTCTCGCGTACTTATCAACTCGGAAGGCGACGGTGTGATTGAATACGTGGATGCCCAAAAGATCACCATCCGCTACATTCGCAATGAAGAGGAAATGCTGGTGAGTTTTGACGATGATGTTAAAACGTATACCCTTACCAAATTCCAGAAAACGAACCAGAGTACCTGCATGAACCTGCGCCCGATCGTTTCGGTAGGTGAGAAGGTGAAAAGAGGCCAGGTGCTCTGCGAAGGCTACGCCACCGAAGACGGTGAACTCGCCCTCGGCCGTAACCTGATGGTGGCCTTCATGCCCTGGAAGGGTTATAACTTCGAGGATGCCATCGTGATCTCCGAAAGGGTGGTTCGCGAAGATATCTTCACTTCCATCCACATTGATGAGTACGTGCTCGAAGTGCGTGACACCAAGCGCGGACTGGAAGAACTGACCGCAGATATCCCCAACGTGAGCGAAGAGGCTACCAAAGACCTCGACGAGAACGGACTCATCCGCGTGGGTGCCGAAGTACGTGAAGGCGATATCCTCATCGGTAAAATCACCCCGAAAGGTGAAACCGATCCTTCTCCGGAAGAAAAACTGCTGCGCGCCATCTTCGGCGACAAGGCAGGTGACGTGAAGGATGCTTCGCTGAAGGCGCCTCCGTCAGTGGAAGGTGTGGTGATCGATAAGAAGCTGTTCTCACGCGCCCTGAAAGACCGTAAAGCACGCAATGCCGACAAGGCCCTCATCGAAAAGCTGGACGCCGAATACAACAAGGAAGCCCTCGAACTGAAAACCAAACTGGTGGACAAACTCATCGTGCTGGTGAGCGGAAAGGTTTCCAACGGTGTACAAACCATCTTCAAGGAAAATGTGATCCCCAAAGGAACCAAGTTCTCCCAGAAGGTACTGATGAAGGTGGATTACGGTCAGGTGGATCCCAACAACTGGACACAGGACAAACACAAGAACGACCTCATCAAGTCGCTGCTGCACAACTTCAGCATCAAGGCCAATGACCTGATGGGTATCTATAAACGCAAGAAGTTCCAGGTGACCGTGGGTGATGAACTGCCCACAGGTATCGTTCAGCTGGCCAAGGTTTACATCGCCAAGAAGCGCAAGCTGAAGGTGGGTGATAAGATGGCCGGTCGCCATGGTAACAAGGGTATTGTGGCCAAGATCGTTCGCGACGAAGACATGCCGTTCCTCGAAGACGGTACGCCCGTGGACATCGTCCTCAACCCGCTTGGTGTACCTTCCCGTATGAACCTCGGTCAGATTTATGAGACCGTACTGGGATGGGCCGGACTCAAAACAGGCCAACGCTTCTACACGCCGATCTTTGACGGTGCTCACATCGACGAGATCCAGGCGCATACCAAGGAAGCAGGTATCCCTGCATTCGGTAAAACCTATCTCTACGACGGAGGTACAGGTGAACGTTTCCAGCAGCCTACAACCGTGGGTGTGATTTACATGCTGAAACTCGGTCACATGGTGGATGACAAGATGCACGCACGTTCCATCGGTCCTTACTCCCTCATTACGCAACAGCCGCTCGGTGGTAAAGCCCAGTTCGGTGGTCAGCGTTTCGGGGAAATGGAAGTATGGGCGCTCGAGGCGTTCGGCGCATCCAACATCCTGCAGGAGATCCTGACCGTGAAGTCGGATGATGTAGTCGGACGTGCCAAGGCTTACGAAGCCATCGTGAAAGGTGATGCCATGCCGCGTCCCGGTATCCCCGAATCCTTCAACGTGTTGTTGCACGAACTGAGGGGACTCGGACTGGACGTAGCGCTGGAGCCCTGA
- the rpoC gene encoding DNA-directed RNA polymerase subunit beta', with protein MAFRKDNKSRSEFSKIVISLASPESILERSSGEVLKPETINYRTYKPERDGLFCERIFGPVKDWECHCGKYKRIRYKGIVCDRCGVEVTEKKVRRERMGHIQLVVPVAHIWYFRSLPNKIGYLLGLPTKKLDSIIYYERYVVIQPGVKEADGIGYLDFLTEEEYLNILEELPKENQYLDDTDPQKFIAKMGADALYELLGRLKLDELSYSLRHQANTETSQQRKNEALKRLQVVEAFRQSQDIKENRPEWMIIKVVPVIPPELRPLVPLDGGRFATSDLNDLYRRVIIRNNRLKRLIEIKAPEVILRNEKRMLQEAVDSLFDNSRKASAVKTESNRALKSLSDSLKGKQGRFRQNLLGKRVDYSARSVIVVGPEMKLHECGLPKNMAAELFKPFIIRKLIERGIVKTVKSAKKIVDRKDPVIWDILENVLKGHPVLLNRAPTLHRLGIQAFQPKLIEGKAIQLHPLVCSAFNADFDGDQMAVHVPLGNAAILEAQLLMLASHNILNPANGAPITVPSQDMVLGLYYMTKSRVTDDTRVMKGEGMTFYSSEDVIIAYNEGVTDLHTNIKVRTEVKEEGELKIKVVETTVGRVIFNQVVPKGIGYIDELLTKKSLQRIISRIMKETSLADTARFLDDIKSLGFIEAFKGGLSFNLLDVIVPEDKEKMIEDAHGQVDEVMNNYNMGFITNNERYNQIIDIWTHTNSRITQKLLNTLSTDNQGFNPIYMMLDSGARGSKEQIRQLSGMRGLMAKPQKSGSSGGEIIENPIISNFKEGLSILEYFISTHGARKGLADTALKTADAGYLTRRLVDVAQDVVITEPDCGTLRGLVATALKNNEEVVESLFDRILGRTSLHDIYDPLSGELIINSGDEINEEVSTRIEESPIEQVEIRSVLTCESKVGVCAKCYGRNLATSRMVQNGEAVGVIAAQSIGEPGTQLTLRTFHVGGTASKIASESQLVAKYDGIVEIDELRVVARANDPKTQVVIGRSAEFRIIDPNTRIVLTTSNIPYGSNLYVKPGATVAKGDMICDWDPYNAVIISEFDGVLEFDNIEEGITFKEESDEQTGYKEKVIIESKDKTKNPMIKILPGKKGADPLKTYNIPVGAHIMVNANDKVKSGEVLVKIPRATRKSGDITGGLPRVTELFEARNPSNPAVVSEIDGIVSFGKIKRGNREIIIESKTGEVKKYLVPLSKHILIQENDFVKAGEPLSDGAITPSDILSIKGPTKVQEYLVNEVQEVYRLQGVKINDKHFEVIVRQMMRKVEIIDPGDTRFLERQLTNKTEFTEENDWIFGKKIVVDAGDSDSLRAGQIINARKLRDENSMLKRKDKKLVEARDAVPATSSSILQGITRASLQTDSWISAASFQETTKVLNEAAVAAKIDFLAGLKENVIVGHKIPAGTGLREYDKIIVGSQEEYDTLVGDKEGKNKNIEVAEETK; from the coding sequence ATGGCTTTTAGAAAAGACAATAAGTCAAGAAGCGAATTCTCAAAGATCGTGATCAGCCTTGCCTCACCCGAGAGCATCCTGGAACGTTCAAGTGGAGAGGTGTTGAAGCCGGAAACCATTAATTACAGAACCTATAAACCCGAACGCGACGGCCTTTTCTGTGAAAGGATCTTCGGTCCGGTGAAGGACTGGGAATGTCATTGCGGTAAGTACAAACGTATCCGCTACAAAGGCATCGTTTGTGACCGATGCGGTGTTGAAGTAACCGAGAAGAAGGTGCGCCGCGAACGCATGGGCCATATCCAACTGGTGGTGCCCGTTGCACACATCTGGTATTTCCGCTCGCTGCCCAACAAGATCGGATACCTGCTCGGTCTGCCCACCAAAAAGCTGGACAGCATCATCTACTACGAACGCTACGTGGTGATCCAGCCCGGTGTGAAAGAAGCTGACGGTATCGGTTACCTCGACTTCCTCACGGAAGAAGAATACCTGAACATCCTGGAAGAACTCCCGAAGGAAAACCAATACCTGGATGACACCGATCCGCAGAAGTTCATCGCCAAAATGGGCGCCGATGCCCTGTATGAACTGCTGGGCCGCCTGAAACTCGACGAACTGTCATACAGCCTTCGTCATCAGGCCAACACCGAAACTTCCCAGCAAAGGAAGAACGAGGCCCTGAAACGCCTGCAGGTGGTGGAAGCTTTCCGTCAATCCCAGGATATCAAAGAAAACCGTCCTGAATGGATGATCATCAAAGTGGTGCCGGTTATTCCGCCGGAACTGCGCCCACTCGTTCCCCTGGACGGTGGACGTTTCGCCACATCTGACCTGAACGACCTCTACCGTCGCGTAATTATCCGCAACAACCGCCTGAAACGACTCATCGAGATCAAGGCGCCTGAAGTGATCCTGCGCAACGAGAAGCGTATGCTGCAAGAAGCCGTGGATTCACTCTTTGACAACAGCCGCAAGGCCAGCGCCGTGAAGACCGAGTCGAACCGCGCACTGAAATCGCTCAGCGATAGCCTCAAGGGTAAGCAAGGCCGCTTCCGTCAGAACCTGCTCGGTAAACGTGTTGACTACTCAGCACGTTCGGTCATCGTCGTAGGTCCTGAAATGAAACTGCACGAATGCGGTCTGCCTAAGAACATGGCGGCTGAACTCTTCAAACCCTTTATCATCCGCAAGCTGATCGAAAGGGGTATCGTGAAGACCGTGAAGTCGGCCAAGAAGATCGTAGACCGTAAGGATCCCGTGATCTGGGACATTCTCGAAAACGTACTCAAAGGACACCCCGTGCTGCTGAACCGCGCTCCGACGCTGCACAGGTTGGGTATCCAGGCTTTCCAGCCGAAGCTGATCGAAGGCAAGGCCATTCAGCTGCACCCGCTCGTATGTTCGGCATTCAACGCCGACTTCGACGGTGACCAGATGGCCGTGCACGTGCCCCTGGGCAATGCCGCCATTCTCGAAGCACAGCTGCTGATGCTGGCTTCCCATAACATCCTTAACCCCGCCAACGGAGCGCCCATCACGGTACCGTCGCAGGACATGGTACTCGGTCTGTACTACATGACCAAGAGCCGTGTGACCGACGATACCCGTGTGATGAAAGGTGAAGGCATGACGTTCTACTCGTCCGAAGATGTGATCATCGCATACAACGAAGGAGTGACCGACCTGCACACCAATATCAAGGTGCGCACCGAGGTGAAGGAAGAAGGTGAACTCAAGATCAAGGTGGTGGAAACCACCGTGGGTCGTGTGATATTCAACCAGGTGGTACCCAAAGGTATCGGCTATATCGATGAACTGCTGACCAAGAAATCACTGCAGCGCATCATCTCCCGCATCATGAAGGAGACCAGCCTTGCCGATACCGCACGCTTCCTGGATGACATCAAGTCGCTCGGGTTCATCGAGGCCTTCAAAGGCGGATTGTCATTCAACCTGCTCGATGTAATCGTTCCCGAAGACAAGGAAAAGATGATCGAAGATGCGCACGGTCAGGTAGACGAGGTGATGAACAACTACAACATGGGTTTCATCACCAACAACGAACGCTACAACCAGATCATCGATATCTGGACACATACCAACTCACGCATCACCCAGAAGCTGTTGAACACCCTGTCTACCGACAACCAGGGCTTCAACCCGATCTACATGATGCTGGATTCCGGTGCCCGTGGATCGAAAGAACAGATCCGTCAGCTGTCCGGTATGCGTGGTCTGATGGCCAAACCCCAGAAGTCAGGTTCATCCGGCGGGGAAATCATCGAAAACCCCATCATCTCCAACTTTAAGGAAGGCCTGTCGATCCTGGAGTACTTCATCTCCACGCACGGTGCCCGTAAAGGTCTCGCGGATACGGCCCTCAAAACGGCCGACGCCGGTTACCTGACCCGTCGTCTCGTGGACGTCGCACAGGACGTGGTGATCACAGAGCCCGATTGCGGTACACTGCGCGGACTGGTGGCCACTGCCCTGAAGAACAATGAAGAGGTGGTGGAAAGCCTGTTCGACCGTATCCTGGGTCGTACATCGCTTCATGATATCTACGATCCGCTCTCAGGCGAACTGATCATCAATTCCGGTGATGAGATCAACGAAGAGGTATCTACCCGCATTGAAGAGTCGCCCATCGAACAGGTGGAGATCCGCTCGGTGCTGACCTGCGAATCCAAAGTGGGTGTTTGTGCGAAGTGTTACGGACGTAACCTCGCCACCAGCCGCATGGTACAGAACGGAGAGGCCGTGGGTGTGATCGCCGCACAGTCAATCGGTGAGCCGGGTACACAGCTTACCCTGCGTACCTTCCACGTGGGTGGTACCGCGAGTAAGATCGCTTCCGAATCACAACTGGTGGCCAAGTACGACGGTATCGTTGAGATCGACGAACTGCGTGTGGTGGCACGTGCCAATGACCCCAAAACACAGGTGGTGATTGGTCGTTCCGCTGAGTTCCGCATCATCGACCCGAACACCCGCATTGTGCTTACCACAAGCAACATCCCATACGGTTCCAATCTGTATGTGAAACCGGGCGCGACCGTTGCCAAAGGCGACATGATCTGCGACTGGGATCCGTACAACGCCGTGATCATTTCTGAGTTCGACGGTGTGCTTGAGTTCGATAACATCGAAGAAGGCATCACCTTCAAGGAAGAATCGGATGAACAAACCGGTTACAAAGAGAAGGTGATCATCGAGAGCAAAGACAAAACCAAGAACCCGATGATCAAGATCCTGCCCGGCAAGAAGGGTGCGGATCCGCTGAAAACATACAACATTCCTGTGGGCGCCCACATCATGGTGAACGCCAACGACAAGGTGAAATCAGGCGAAGTACTCGTGAAGATCCCGCGTGCCACCCGCAAGTCGGGTGACATCACCGGAGGTCTGCCGCGTGTAACGGAGCTGTTTGAAGCACGTAACCCGTCCAACCCCGCGGTTGTTTCCGAGATCGACGGTATCGTATCATTCGGTAAGATCAAACGCGGTAACCGCGAGATCATCATCGAGTCGAAGACCGGCGAAGTGAAGAAGTACCTGGTGCCGCTGTCCAAGCACATCCTGATCCAGGAGAACGACTTCGTGAAAGCGGGCGAGCCGCTTTCTGACGGCGCCATCACCCCGTCGGACATCCTGTCCATCAAAGGACCGACAAAGGTGCAGGAATACCTGGTGAATGAGGTGCAGGAAGTGTACCGTCTCCAGGGTGTGAAAATCAATGACAAACACTTCGAGGTGATCGTGCGTCAGATGATGCGCAAAGTGGAAATCATCGATCCGGGTGACACCCGCTTCCTCGAAAGACAGCTGACCAACAAAACCGAGTTCACGGAAGAGAACGACTGGATCTTCGGTAAGAAGATCGTTGTGGATGCCGGTGACTCGGATTCACTGCGTGCCGGTCAGATCATCAATGCCCGCAAGTTGCGTGATGAAAACTCCATGCTGAAGCGCAAAGACAAGAAGCTGGTGGAAGCCCGCGATGCGGTGCCCGCTACTTCCAGCTCCATCCTGCAAGGTATCACACGTGCGTCTCTGCAAACCGACAGCTGGATCTCGGCCGCGTCCTTCCAGGAAACGACCAAGGTACTCAACGAGGCTGCCGTGGCTGCGAAGATCGACTTCCTCGCCGGTCTGAAGGAGAACGTGATCGTAGGTCACAAGATCCCTGCCGGTACAGGTCTGCGCGAATACGACAAGATCATCGTAGGCTCGCAGGAAGAGTACGATACGCTGGTGGGCGACAAAGAAGGCAAGAACAAGAACATCGAAGTGGCTGAAGAAACCAAGTAA
- a CDS encoding DUF3467 domain-containing protein has product MADNGKHDPNENQLNIELSEEVAEGTYSNLAIITHSNSEFVLDFIKVMPGVPKARVKSRILLTPQHAKRLLRAMKDNIEKFESVHGEIKDTESVQGVPMNFGGPTAQA; this is encoded by the coding sequence ATGGCTGACAACGGCAAACACGATCCGAACGAGAACCAGCTCAATATCGAGCTGTCGGAAGAGGTGGCGGAAGGAACTTATTCCAACCTGGCCATCATCACCCATTCCAACTCGGAGTTCGTGCTCGACTTCATCAAGGTGATGCCCGGCGTACCCAAAGCGCGCGTCAAGTCCCGCATCCTGTTGACCCCTCAACATGCCAAGCGTTTGCTGCGTGCCATGAAGGACAACATCGAGAAGTTCGAGTCGGTTCATGGTGAGATCAAAGACACCGAATCCGTTCAGGGTGTGCCCATGAACTTCGGCGGTCCCACGGCCCAGGCCTGA